A DNA window from Massilia putida contains the following coding sequences:
- a CDS encoding CsgE family curli-type amyloid fiber assembly protein has product MSTPSASVPRLRLSRRTLALTAAALLHCAPLWAGDDAATTRGAGDGIAGILVNQTISAQGLEFYRVFAEAWRDKQDAESHSRTVVERPSRRTGNQIWIVDGQRRVATLALPYRFDRIRAVAEQAADTSYADMIGRLIPSLAVDADLGADEL; this is encoded by the coding sequence ATGTCCACGCCGTCCGCATCCGTACCACGCCTGCGCCTGTCCCGCCGCACCCTGGCGCTGACTGCGGCGGCGCTGCTGCACTGTGCGCCGCTGTGGGCCGGCGACGATGCGGCGACGACGCGCGGCGCCGGCGACGGCATCGCGGGCATTCTCGTCAACCAGACCATCTCGGCGCAAGGGCTCGAGTTTTATCGGGTGTTCGCCGAGGCGTGGCGCGACAAACAGGATGCCGAGAGCCATTCGCGGACGGTCGTCGAGCGCCCGTCGCGCCGTACGGGCAACCAGATCTGGATCGTGGACGGCCAGCGGCGCGTCGCGACGCTGGCGCTGCCTTATCGTTTCGACCGTATCCGCGCCGTCGCCGAGCAGGCCGCGGACACGAGTTACGCCGACATGATCGGTCGTTTGATTCCCAGCCTGGCCGTCGACGCCGACCTCGG
- a CDS encoding type II secretion system protein yields MVAARRTGFTLIELLIVLAIVALMLSLAMPRYLPRIDAAKETVLAENLRAVRDTLAHFHGDTGRYPESLQELVDKKYLAALPVDPLTERNDTWLVKPPDDGAQGAVFDIHSGAPGTDREGRPYAQW; encoded by the coding sequence ATGGTAGCGGCGCGGCGCACCGGCTTCACCTTGATCGAACTCCTGATCGTGCTGGCCATCGTCGCCCTGATGCTGTCGCTCGCCATGCCGCGTTACCTGCCGCGCATCGATGCCGCCAAGGAAACGGTGCTGGCCGAGAACCTGCGCGCGGTGCGCGACACGCTGGCGCACTTCCACGGCGATACCGGCCGCTATCCCGAGTCGCTGCAGGAACTGGTCGACAAAAAATACCTGGCCGCGCTGCCGGTCGATCCGCTCACCGAGCGCAACGACACCTGGCTCGTCAAGCCGCCCGACGATGGGGCGCAAGGCGCGGTGTTCGACATCCACAGCGGCGCGCCGGGCACCGACCGCGAGGGACGGCCGTATGCGCAGTGGTAG
- a CDS encoding type II secretion system protein, producing MNGTARGFTLIELLVALAVLGVLATVATPALQVVQQRRQENELRTALSDIRRALDDYKRAGEDGRIARRAGASGYPPTLDALVEGVPDQRDPKRGKLYFLRRLPRDPFSTDPGAGAAQTWGKRSYASEPADPHEGDDVYDVYSTSGRIGLNGVEYRSW from the coding sequence GTGAACGGCACGGCGCGCGGCTTCACGCTGATCGAACTGCTGGTCGCGCTGGCGGTGCTGGGCGTGCTGGCGACGGTCGCGACGCCGGCGCTGCAGGTCGTGCAGCAGCGGCGCCAGGAAAACGAACTGCGCACCGCGCTGTCCGACATCCGCCGCGCGCTCGACGACTACAAGCGCGCCGGCGAGGACGGCCGCATCGCGCGCCGCGCCGGCGCATCGGGTTATCCGCCGACGCTCGATGCGCTGGTCGAGGGCGTGCCGGACCAGCGCGACCCGAAACGGGGCAAACTGTATTTCCTGCGGCGCCTGCCGCGCGACCCGTTCAGCACGGACCCAGGCGCCGGCGCGGCGCAAACCTGGGGCAAGCGCAGCTACGCGAGCGAACCCGCCGACCCGCACGAAGGGGACGACGTGTACGATGTGTATTCGACGTCCGGACGGATCGGCCTGAACGGCGTGGAGTACCGGTCATGGTAG
- a CDS encoding secretin and TonB N-terminal domain-containing protein, with protein MASFGTGARTRPTSLFVLACAALLAGCAAQRAYRDGEQLIAQDRLEPGLARLAEARAAEPLNATYAIGYLKARDRAVQALLSQAERLAAAGDTAGQEAALRRVLAIEPDNSRALAALRLRAADARHAALLAAAEAALAARQPELARYKARQILAEAPQHGAALALIDEVDARNPPPPPPDTTLAPALRKPVTLEFRDAPLRQVFDALAAASSLNFVFDKDIKPDTKATIHLRNSTVEAAVLYLLMSNQLEQQILDANTIAIYPANAAKAKEYQEMRVRTFQLAYADVKNVANVLRSILKVRDVAVDEKLSLVMVRDNADVVRMAERLIALQDVAEPEVMLDVEVLEVQRARIQELGLAWPAGVTLAPLTDAGGGPPTVSMLRALTGDTIGVTGVAATVNANAKDGVANILANPRIRVRNKEKAKVLIGDKVPNISTVVSPGTGGFASESVNYIDVGLNLTVEPTISLANDVAIRIGLEVSNVVNQLTTPHGTVAYQIGTRQATTLLQLKDGETQVLAGLINNAERSNGNKLPGLGDLPLVGRLFGSGRDDTQKTEIVLAITPHLVRGLQRPSLDLADFSAGTDTGARRRPDGTPREAAAPPLAAPSTPPEAVAPPAAVPAPAPPLAAPSMPPEPAAPPATVPAPAPAPVQGEGGA; from the coding sequence ATGGCAAGTTTCGGAACCGGCGCCAGAACGCGCCCGACCTCCCTGTTCGTGCTGGCCTGCGCGGCGCTGCTTGCCGGCTGCGCGGCGCAGCGCGCGTACCGCGACGGCGAGCAGTTGATCGCGCAGGACAGGCTGGAACCCGGCCTGGCCAGGCTGGCCGAGGCACGCGCGGCCGAACCGCTCAACGCGACGTATGCGATCGGCTACCTGAAGGCGCGCGACCGCGCCGTCCAGGCCCTGCTGTCCCAGGCCGAGCGCCTCGCCGCGGCCGGCGACACGGCGGGGCAGGAAGCCGCGTTGCGGCGCGTGCTGGCCATCGAACCGGACAACAGCCGCGCGCTGGCGGCGCTGCGCCTGCGCGCGGCCGATGCCCGCCACGCGGCGTTGCTCGCCGCGGCCGAGGCGGCCCTGGCGGCGCGTCAGCCGGAACTGGCGCGCTACAAGGCGCGGCAGATCCTGGCCGAGGCACCGCAGCATGGCGCGGCGCTGGCGCTGATCGACGAGGTCGACGCGCGCAATCCGCCGCCGCCGCCTCCCGATACCACGCTCGCGCCGGCGCTGCGCAAGCCGGTGACGCTCGAGTTCCGCGATGCGCCGCTGCGCCAGGTGTTCGACGCGCTGGCCGCCGCGTCAAGCCTGAACTTCGTGTTCGACAAGGACATCAAGCCCGATACCAAGGCGACGATCCACCTGCGCAACAGCACGGTCGAAGCGGCGGTGCTGTATCTCTTGATGAGCAATCAGCTGGAACAGCAGATCCTCGACGCCAACACGATCGCCATCTATCCGGCCAACGCGGCCAAGGCCAAGGAATACCAGGAGATGCGGGTGCGCACGTTCCAGCTGGCCTACGCGGACGTCAAGAACGTGGCCAATGTGCTGCGTTCCATCCTCAAGGTGCGCGACGTCGCGGTCGACGAAAAGCTCAGCCTCGTCATGGTGCGCGACAATGCCGACGTGGTGCGCATGGCGGAACGCCTGATCGCGTTGCAGGACGTGGCCGAACCGGAAGTGATGCTGGACGTGGAAGTGCTGGAAGTGCAGCGCGCGCGGATCCAGGAACTCGGCCTGGCCTGGCCCGCCGGCGTGACGCTGGCGCCGCTGACCGACGCCGGCGGCGGGCCGCCGACCGTGTCCATGCTGCGCGCCCTCACCGGCGACACGATCGGCGTGACCGGCGTGGCGGCCACGGTGAACGCCAACGCCAAGGACGGCGTGGCCAACATCCTGGCCAATCCGCGCATCCGGGTGCGCAACAAGGAGAAGGCCAAGGTCCTCATCGGCGACAAGGTGCCCAACATCAGCACCGTCGTTTCGCCCGGCACGGGCGGCTTCGCATCCGAATCGGTCAATTACATCGACGTCGGCTTGAACCTGACGGTGGAACCGACGATCTCGCTGGCGAACGACGTCGCGATCCGCATCGGCCTCGAGGTGAGCAACGTGGTCAACCAGTTGACCACGCCGCACGGCACGGTGGCGTACCAGATCGGCACGCGCCAGGCCACGACGCTGCTGCAGTTGAAGGACGGCGAGACGCAGGTGCTGGCGGGCCTGATCAACAATGCCGAGCGCAGCAACGGCAACAAGCTGCCGGGCCTGGGCGACCTGCCCCTGGTGGGCCGCCTGTTCGGCAGCGGGCGCGACGACACGCAGAAGACCGAGATCGTGCTGGCCATCACGCCCCATCTCGTGCGCGGCTTGCAGCGCCCGAGCCTGGACCTCGCCGATTTCTCGGCCGGCACCGACACCGGTGCGCGGCGCCGTCCGGACGGCACCCCGCGCGAGGCGGCCGCGCCGCCGCTGGCCGCGCCTTCGACGCCGCCGGAGGCGGTCGCGCCGCCCGCCGCCGTGCCGGCGCCCGCACCGCCGCTGGCCGCGCCTTCGATGCCGCCGGAGCCGGCCGCGCCGCCCGCCACCGTGCCGGCGCCCGCGCCCGCGCCCGTCCAAGGGGAGGGCGGCGCGTGA
- a CDS encoding GspE/PulE family protein has protein sequence MVEEARVRRLRSGRALVEELETLSGLEPRRLVRALAAPLGMEVAETADMLACEGAFDLLPLAQAMERRCALLRDAAGRAVGVVADPYDLDLQTFLAARAGGGPRAAPALRLALESDIQAYLSRQEESARALDSVQAGAPDAQRDGKAATVLSFATASEAASPAVRLVNSILYDALKAGASDIHVESTAGGLAVKYRVDGVLDHATGVNGVEVAEQVVSRLKVLAELDIAERRVPQDGSFRVESAGRDIDLRVSIMPSIHGEDAVIRILDKRAMIEAYGSLTLEALGFDAPSLATLRVLAQEAYGMLLVTGPTGSGKTTTLYAALTEIHNGREKIITIEDPVEYQLPGILQIPVNEKKGLSFAKGLRSILRHDPDKIMVGEIRDRETAEIAVQSALTGHLVLTTVHANNVFDVFGRFTHMGIDPYAFVSALNGIWAQRLIRTNCPHCAVQYTPSDAELASAHLARTDVVDYVFMRGRGCGDCRGTGYKGRRSIAEILTLNDEIRELIVDKQPIRRIKAAAAANGTRSLRLAALDLVKRGATTIDEIRRVTLHA, from the coding sequence ATGGTGGAGGAGGCGCGCGTACGCCGCCTGCGTTCCGGCCGCGCGCTGGTCGAGGAACTGGAGACGTTGTCGGGCCTGGAGCCGCGCCGCCTCGTGCGCGCGCTGGCCGCGCCGCTCGGCATGGAGGTGGCCGAGACGGCCGACATGCTGGCGTGCGAAGGCGCGTTCGACCTGCTGCCGCTGGCGCAGGCGATGGAGCGGCGTTGCGCGCTGTTGCGCGACGCTGCCGGCCGGGCGGTCGGGGTCGTGGCCGACCCGTACGACCTGGACCTGCAGACCTTCCTCGCCGCGCGCGCGGGTGGGGGACCGCGCGCCGCGCCAGCGCTGCGCCTCGCACTCGAGTCGGACATCCAGGCCTACCTGTCGCGCCAGGAAGAATCGGCGCGCGCGCTCGATTCCGTGCAGGCCGGCGCGCCGGACGCCCAGCGCGACGGCAAGGCGGCAACCGTGCTGTCGTTCGCGACGGCGTCGGAGGCGGCCAGTCCGGCGGTGCGCCTCGTGAATTCGATCCTGTACGATGCGCTGAAAGCCGGCGCCTCCGACATCCACGTCGAATCCACGGCCGGCGGCCTGGCCGTCAAGTATCGCGTGGACGGGGTGCTGGACCATGCCACCGGCGTCAATGGCGTGGAGGTCGCGGAGCAGGTGGTGTCGCGCCTGAAGGTGCTGGCGGAACTGGACATCGCCGAGCGCCGCGTCCCGCAGGACGGCAGCTTCCGCGTCGAATCCGCCGGGCGCGACATCGATTTGCGGGTGTCGATCATGCCCAGCATCCACGGCGAGGACGCCGTCATCCGTATCCTCGACAAGCGCGCGATGATCGAGGCCTACGGCTCGCTCACCCTGGAAGCGCTCGGGTTCGACGCGCCGTCGCTGGCGACCCTGCGCGTGCTCGCGCAGGAGGCGTACGGCATGCTGCTCGTGACGGGACCGACGGGTTCCGGCAAGACGACCACGTTGTACGCGGCACTGACCGAGATTCACAACGGCCGCGAAAAGATCATCACGATCGAAGACCCCGTCGAATACCAGCTGCCCGGCATCCTGCAAATCCCCGTCAACGAAAAGAAGGGCCTGTCGTTCGCGAAGGGCCTGCGTTCGATCCTGCGCCACGATCCGGACAAGATCATGGTGGGCGAGATCCGTGACCGCGAGACGGCGGAGATCGCGGTGCAGTCGGCGCTGACGGGCCACCTCGTGCTGACGACCGTCCACGCGAATAACGTGTTCGACGTGTTCGGGCGCTTCACGCACATGGGGATCGACCCGTACGCGTTCGTATCGGCACTGAACGGCATCTGGGCCCAGCGCCTGATCCGCACCAATTGTCCGCATTGCGCCGTGCAGTACACGCCTTCCGACGCGGAGCTGGCGTCCGCCCACCTGGCGCGCACGGACGTGGTGGACTACGTGTTCATGCGCGGACGCGGCTGCGGCGATTGCCGCGGCACCGGCTACAAGGGACGCCGCTCGATCGCCGAGATCCTGACCTTGAACGACGAGATCCGCGAACTGATCGTCGACAAGCAGCCGATCCGCCGCATCAAGGCGGCCGCCGCCGCCAACGGCACGCGCAGCCTGCGCCTCGCGGCGCTGGACCTGGTCAAGCGCGGGGCCACCACCATCGACGAGATCAGAAGGGTGACACTGCATGCGTAG
- a CDS encoding type II secretion system F family protein, with translation MQFDIRALAPDNVMHRLTVTGTDADDARRQVEARGLVVADVRTARAGGLRLRGGGKLDLVLFTQELLALIGAGLGVVEALETLREKEAAPVAAGVLDGLLEALRAGQRLSGALAAQGVHFPPLYVGIVRAAEGTSDLPRALARYLDYRSRVDTVRARVVSAAIYPAILMVVGTGVSLFLIVYVVPRFAEVYQGAGRSLPWLSRLLLAWGQFAAAHTVPMTAGLAALVGALALSLRRLLADGSAARLLARMPGVGERIRIYELARLYLTLGMLTEGGITVVQAIGTVHGMMSAALAPRLARARSMIESGLPLSAAFEECGLTTPVSLRMLRVGERSGNLGQMLSQSAAFYDGEIGRWIERFTRAFEPLLMAAIGIVVGTIVVLLYMPIFDLAGDMS, from the coding sequence ATGCAGTTCGATATCCGCGCCCTGGCGCCCGACAATGTGATGCATCGACTGACCGTCACCGGCACCGATGCCGACGACGCGCGCCGGCAGGTGGAGGCGCGCGGACTCGTCGTCGCCGACGTGCGCACGGCGCGCGCGGGCGGGCTGCGTCTGCGCGGCGGCGGCAAGTTGGATCTGGTCTTGTTCACGCAGGAGCTGTTGGCACTGATCGGGGCGGGCCTCGGCGTCGTCGAAGCGCTCGAAACCTTGCGCGAGAAGGAAGCCGCGCCCGTTGCCGCCGGCGTTCTCGACGGCCTGCTCGAGGCGCTGCGGGCCGGCCAGCGCCTGTCGGGTGCACTGGCAGCGCAGGGCGTTCATTTCCCGCCGCTGTATGTCGGCATCGTCCGTGCCGCCGAGGGCACCAGCGACCTGCCGCGCGCGCTGGCGCGCTACCTCGACTACCGCAGCCGCGTCGACACGGTGCGCGCCAGGGTGGTCAGCGCGGCCATCTATCCGGCGATCCTGATGGTGGTCGGAACCGGCGTCAGCCTGTTCCTGATCGTCTACGTGGTGCCGCGCTTCGCCGAAGTCTACCAGGGGGCCGGGCGCTCGCTGCCGTGGCTGTCCCGGCTGCTGCTCGCCTGGGGACAGTTCGCGGCCGCGCACACCGTGCCCATGACGGCGGGCCTGGCGGCGCTGGTCGGCGCGCTCGCACTCAGCCTGCGGCGCCTGCTCGCGGACGGCAGCGCGGCGCGCCTGCTGGCACGCATGCCGGGCGTCGGCGAACGCATCCGCATCTACGAACTGGCGCGCCTGTACCTGACGCTCGGCATGCTGACCGAAGGTGGCATCACGGTCGTGCAGGCGATCGGCACGGTGCACGGCATGATGTCCGCCGCGCTCGCGCCGCGCCTGGCGCGGGCACGGTCCATGATCGAATCGGGTCTGCCGTTGTCCGCGGCGTTCGAGGAATGCGGGCTGACGACGCCGGTGTCCCTGCGCATGCTGCGCGTGGGCGAGCGCAGCGGCAACCTGGGCCAGATGCTCAGCCAGTCCGCCGCGTTCTACGACGGCGAGATCGGCCGCTGGATCGAGCGATTCACGCGGGCGTTCGAGCCCCTGTTGATGGCCGCCATCGGCATCGTCGTCGGCACCATCGTCGTGCTGCTGTACATGCCGATCTTCGACCTGGCCGGAGACATGTCGTGA
- a CDS encoding putative porin, protein MTINRPRLPKPLVLSLLAASLFGAALPAHADEREDLERLRATVLGLIDTLVKNGVLPRAKVNAMMQEAEGAAAARLAQMPAEAGPDGKKIVRVPYVPESVKNQIREQVKAEVLAQTRAEPGADAPAAAGPRIRFDGDVRVRAEATRLGKDNTLPDAYDAATPLTRAPDLLALGGQNKDLHTANTRENTERARVRARLGVNVALSDDVTATIGVATGSTTGPTSTNQTLGQNGFFNKSSVVLDRASVAWKPASWFNANAGRFRNPFLGTDLLWADDLNFEGASFGLRPQDAYGNALFLTGGWFPLSPSVPNQSRGRSLLALQGGVDWPFGQKDNRFKAAIGLFDFHGIEGKQETDATRRTAPDYVVRSEYGPSYRQRGNTLFRINAPLTVDSATNWGLASGFRELDLTASLDVVPFDPMHVVLTADVVKNLQFKRGDIAARTGRAIQDGKGYGYQVRLTAGMPLVAKAGDWNAYLGYRYLGSDAVLDAFTSSDFGLGGTNNKGYIVGANFGVARNTWLNARWMSSDLIDSATPAQTPAAPKSKFSVDLLQIDLNTRF, encoded by the coding sequence ATGACTATCAACCGCCCCCGGCTGCCGAAGCCGCTTGTCTTGAGCCTGTTGGCCGCAAGCCTGTTCGGCGCCGCGCTGCCCGCCCACGCCGACGAACGCGAGGACCTCGAGCGTCTGCGCGCGACCGTACTCGGACTGATCGACACGCTGGTCAAGAACGGCGTGCTGCCGCGCGCCAAGGTCAACGCGATGATGCAGGAGGCGGAAGGCGCCGCCGCCGCGCGCCTGGCGCAAATGCCGGCCGAAGCCGGCCCGGACGGCAAGAAAATCGTGCGCGTGCCGTATGTGCCGGAATCGGTCAAGAACCAGATCCGCGAGCAGGTCAAGGCCGAGGTGCTGGCCCAGACCCGCGCCGAGCCGGGCGCCGACGCCCCCGCCGCGGCGGGGCCGCGCATCCGCTTCGACGGCGACGTGCGCGTGCGCGCCGAGGCAACCCGTCTCGGCAAGGACAATACGCTGCCCGATGCCTACGACGCGGCCACGCCGCTCACGCGCGCGCCGGACCTGCTGGCGCTGGGCGGACAGAACAAGGACCTGCATACGGCGAACACGCGCGAGAATACCGAGCGCGCCCGGGTGCGCGCCCGCCTCGGCGTCAACGTCGCGCTGAGCGACGACGTCACTGCCACCATCGGCGTCGCCACCGGATCGACGACGGGCCCGACCTCCACCAACCAGACGCTCGGACAGAACGGCTTCTTCAACAAGAGCAGCGTCGTGCTGGACCGCGCGTCGGTCGCGTGGAAGCCGGCCTCGTGGTTCAACGCCAATGCCGGACGGTTCCGCAATCCGTTCCTCGGTACCGATCTGCTGTGGGCGGACGACCTGAACTTCGAAGGCGCGAGCTTCGGCCTGCGCCCCCAGGACGCCTACGGCAACGCGCTGTTCCTGACCGGCGGCTGGTTTCCGCTCTCGCCGTCGGTGCCGAACCAGTCGCGCGGACGCAGCCTGCTGGCGCTGCAGGGCGGCGTCGACTGGCCGTTCGGACAGAAGGACAACCGTTTCAAGGCGGCCATCGGCCTGTTCGATTTCCACGGCATCGAAGGCAAGCAGGAAACGGATGCCACGCGCCGCACCGCGCCGGACTATGTCGTGCGCTCCGAATACGGCCCGAGTTATCGCCAGCGCGGCAATACGCTGTTCCGCATCAATGCGCCGTTGACCGTCGACAGCGCGACCAACTGGGGCCTCGCGTCCGGATTCCGCGAGCTGGATCTGACGGCGTCGCTCGACGTGGTGCCGTTCGACCCGATGCACGTCGTGCTGACGGCCGACGTCGTCAAGAACCTGCAGTTCAAGCGCGGCGACATCGCGGCACGCACCGGCCGGGCCATCCAGGACGGCAAGGGCTACGGCTACCAGGTCCGCCTGACGGCCGGGATGCCGCTCGTCGCCAAGGCCGGCGACTGGAACGCGTACCTGGGTTACCGCTATCTGGGCAGCGATGCCGTGCTCGATGCGTTCACCAGTTCCGACTTCGGTCTCGGCGGCACCAACAACAAGGGCTATATCGTCGGTGCGAACTTCGGGGTGGCGCGCAACACCTGGCTGAACGCGCGCTGGATGTCGTCCGACCTGATCGACTCCGCCACGCCGGCGCAAACGCCGGCCGCGCCCAAGTCGAAATTCTCGGTCGACCTGCTGCAGATCGACCTCAACACGCGCTTCTGA
- a CDS encoding energy transducer TonB family protein — MTAGTHAARGGAWKKTALAIGAGLVLLALAGALLWSMLGTKGKAAPKPPKIALLTPDTPPPPPPPPKFEKKPDPPKEQKEMKVDQPVQQKVEQAPSPELKMDGPAGDGPSAFAAGNITSEDLSKIGNGKGGPGGPGEAGGLFNPFDSYSNQLKGELKRYLGKQAALKRRQYEVGIKVWVGADGKLQRFELMGSAGDDDVDAALRAAITALPAFSLPPPSRMPQPIKLRVSTRI; from the coding sequence GTGACGGCCGGCACGCACGCGGCGCGCGGCGGCGCCTGGAAGAAGACCGCGCTCGCCATCGGCGCGGGCCTCGTGTTGCTGGCCCTGGCCGGCGCGCTCTTGTGGAGCATGCTCGGCACGAAGGGCAAGGCAGCGCCCAAGCCGCCCAAGATCGCGCTGCTCACGCCGGACACGCCCCCGCCGCCACCGCCGCCGCCGAAGTTCGAGAAGAAACCGGACCCGCCCAAGGAGCAGAAGGAGATGAAGGTCGACCAGCCGGTCCAGCAAAAGGTGGAACAGGCGCCGTCGCCCGAGCTCAAGATGGACGGACCGGCGGGCGACGGTCCCAGCGCGTTCGCGGCCGGCAACATCACGAGCGAGGACCTCAGCAAGATCGGCAATGGCAAGGGTGGACCGGGCGGGCCCGGCGAGGCCGGCGGCCTGTTCAATCCATTCGACTCCTACTCCAACCAGCTCAAGGGCGAGTTGAAGCGCTACCTGGGCAAGCAGGCGGCGTTGAAGCGCCGCCAGTATGAGGTCGGCATCAAGGTCTGGGTCGGCGCCGACGGCAAACTGCAGCGTTTCGAACTGATGGGATCGGCAGGCGACGACGATGTCGACGCCGCCTTGCGGGCGGCGATCACCGCGCTGCCTGCATTCTCTCTGCCGCCGCCCTCCAGGATGCCGCAGCCGATCAAGCTGCGCGTAAGCACCCGCATATGA
- a CDS encoding ExbD/TolR family protein, whose amino-acid sequence MKVQDETKPYDTINVTPMLDLAYVLLVIFIVMTTASVQGLKVDLPKPSNKPAKAEHKETRIVQILADGGLLLNGAALSLDALETQLTQIHGREPDMTLVIKGDPQAQYEMVVQIIDLAARLSITNVGLVTARIGT is encoded by the coding sequence ATGAAAGTCCAGGACGAGACCAAGCCCTACGACACCATCAACGTCACGCCCATGCTCGACCTGGCGTACGTGCTGTTGGTGATCTTCATCGTCATGACGACGGCATCGGTGCAGGGACTGAAGGTCGACCTGCCCAAGCCGAGCAACAAGCCCGCCAAGGCCGAACACAAGGAGACGCGCATCGTGCAGATCCTGGCCGACGGCGGCCTGCTGCTGAACGGCGCCGCGCTGAGCCTGGACGCGCTGGAGACGCAGCTGACGCAGATCCACGGGCGCGAGCCGGACATGACGCTGGTGATCAAGGGCGATCCACAGGCGCAGTACGAGATGGTCGTGCAGATCATCGACCTGGCCGCGCGCCTCTCGATCACCAATGTCGGTCTCGTGACGGCGAGGATCGGCACGTGA
- a CDS encoding ExbD/TolR family protein, protein MQLQEENAPFDDINVTPMLDLAYVLLVIFIIMTTASVQGVKVKLPKAKMTASMAKSHLKAVTISENGDIFLDAYPVTLDALGPRLEELKRVNPSQAMVLKGDAHAQYLKVMQVLELMKRADITDIGLVTSKAGA, encoded by the coding sequence ATGCAACTGCAGGAAGAAAACGCGCCGTTCGACGACATCAACGTGACGCCGATGCTCGACCTGGCCTACGTGCTCCTGGTGATCTTCATCATCATGACCACCGCCTCGGTGCAGGGCGTGAAGGTCAAGTTGCCGAAGGCGAAAATGACGGCCAGCATGGCCAAGTCGCACTTGAAGGCGGTGACGATATCCGAAAACGGCGACATCTTCCTGGATGCCTATCCCGTCACGCTCGACGCGCTGGGGCCGCGGCTGGAGGAACTCAAGCGCGTCAATCCGTCACAGGCGATGGTGCTGAAGGGCGACGCGCACGCCCAATACCTGAAGGTCATGCAGGTGCTCGAGCTGATGAAGCGCGCCGACATCACGGACATCGGCCTGGTGACCAGCAAGGCAGGCGCATGA